GTAGCAAAATCACTTAAAGAACTAGTGTTTACATCAAATTGATTTTCTTTAAAGGTTTTAAGCAAGTCTTGACCATCCTTACGGTTATCAAAGAATTTTAAACCTCCTCCTGCAAAAAAATCTACCTTAGATTGCGTTAATTGAACCGCTATTTCTTCCTGAGAATCTCTACTTAAGGTATGGGCATAAAAACTAGCTGGTGTTGCATGCGTTATGGCTAATGTAGCGATAACTCCAGTTTTGATATTTTTGGAGGAAATTAACTCTATGATATTTTCTACATGAGTTGAATCATCTGCAACACCTACGGCCCCGTTATATGTTTTAACACCAGCAGCAAAAGCGGTAGCACCAGCAGCTGAATCTGTTATATCTTGTCTTGAAGAAGAAGTGTTTATAAGCCCTACATTTTTAAACCGTGTATAGTTTGGAGTAGAATTTTTATAATAAAAGGCCGAAGAAATTTGGGAAAGTCCTGTACCATCACTAATTAATAGAATTACATTTTTAGGGGTTTTATTTGAAGTTACCTCATTACTTGTAACATTTGTGGTTTTACAAGAGAACATAGATATAACAACAACGGAAATAATACTATTTTTTAACTTCATAGTTTAAAATTTTGTTACTAATGGATTTTGAACTCCCCACTTTACATTTGGTTTGTCAGATGTTTCGATGACTAACTTCCCACCTTTTAAGAGGGTTTCATGATATAACCAATTTTGTTGAAGAGGCTTTCCATTTAAGGTAGCAGACTTTATATAAAAATTGTTTTTATTATAATTTTTTACTTCAATTTCAAATTTTTTGCCATTCGGATAATTTATACTGATCTGTTTAAAAATAGGTGCGGTAATATAATAAGCTGGCGTTCCAATATTTACAGGTGAGATACCCATACTACGCGTTACAAACCACGAAGACATGGTACCCGCATCGTCATCCATTGTTCTTAAAAAAGCTTTAGGTTTATTTTGATAAATTCGGCCAATATATGGTGCAATACCTTTGCTATTATCATTAAAATAGTTTTGTACCACAGTATCTAAAAGTATATTTCTAAAAAGTTTTTGTGATTTCCAAGGTTGTTTAGTGGCATTGTAGAGCCCCGGAACTTGCAAATCTGGTTGATTAGCATGATTATAATTATCTTCCTTAAAGAACTGATCTAACTCTTTTATAAATTGATCTTCACCTCCCGTTAAATTTTTAAGCCCTGCAATATCAAAAGGTACAAACCAACGGTATTGCCAAATTGTTCCTTGATACAAACCTCTAGCCTGCATTCTGTCTACATCATTTTTAGTAAGGTCTTTAAAATCTTTATTCCAATAACTTCTATATTCCAAAGATTTCTCATGATATTCCTTAGCCAAATTATCATCTTTCAGAATTGTCATTATCTCAGAAGCGGCATAAAGATCATAAGAAGACTCTAGGGCTTTGTCAGGTGCACCAAAATCTAATCTATTTACTTCAGCAATTAACGAATCTTTTATAGGGGCAAAATCTATAGGGTATCCCTTTTTATATGAATCTAATAAAACAACAATAGCATGTTCTGTTCTCACCGTTGGAGAAGGTTCGTGCTTTGTGGCCCAATCTTTTTTTCCATACTTGTATAGGTTAGCAATAGATTTTGCAATATTTTTATATTTATTCGGATAGATTAATGATAACATAGGCAACTGTTCTCTATAATTATCCCAAATGGCCCAACCGTTATAAACCTCAAAATCCGCTTTCTGTATTGTACCGTTAATGGCAGCATAATAGCCATCATTTTCACTTATTTTATAAGGAGATTGTAGGCCTCTATAAAGGAGGGAGTAGAATAAATCTTCTCGATCCTTCTCTCCTTTAACCGTGATATGAGATAGTAAAGTGTTCCATTCTTTATTTGATGATTCTTTTATCTGTGTGAATGTAGTTGTAATCAATTTACCTCTGGCATATTCAGCATTTACAGATGAAAATGCAATCTTAACATTTGAAGTAGTAGTCTCTGAGGGCAATGAAATATAATACTTATGATCTTCTAATTTTTCAAGTTTAGATTCATCTGCGAATTCTATGGCGTAGTAGATTCTATATACTCCACGATGACATGTTGAATACGTATCTATCCAGCCGGACATTACATTATGATCAATAGCATGTTCTTCAGAGATAAATCTGTTGGAAAGGGCAAAAGACAAATCTACGTATAATCCTTTCTCCTGAGCACTTTTAGGATAAGTATACTGCTCAAAACCTAACTCTTTATTTACGCTCATTGCTGCA
The nucleotide sequence above comes from Aureibaculum algae. Encoded proteins:
- a CDS encoding glycoside hydrolase domain-containing protein, producing MKLKFLKNIIFYIVITCIFSCFSSRELKAQTISQSNTSIKINQESVTNQVNVFLGTSGDHGQMSPSASSPFNMMSIGPKTYVHQHTGYEYYAKRYEGFTHTHLEGVGCTGSGGNILIKPILNKNTDTPLLKTKQQAHPGYYKVSFENGLAAAMSVNKELGFEQYTYPKSAQEKGLYVDLSFALSNRFISEEHAIDHNVMSGWIDTYSTCHRGVYRIYYAIEFADESKLEKLEDHKYYISLPSETTTSNVKIAFSSVNAEYARGKLITTTFTQIKESSNKEWNTLLSHITVKGEKDREDLFYSLLYRGLQSPYKISENDGYYAAINGTIQKADFEVYNGWAIWDNYREQLPMLSLIYPNKYKNIAKSIANLYKYGKKDWATKHEPSPTVRTEHAIVVLLDSYKKGYPIDFAPIKDSLIAEVNRLDFGAPDKALESSYDLYAASEIMTILKDDNLAKEYHEKSLEYRSYWNKDFKDLTKNDVDRMQARGLYQGTIWQYRWFVPFDIAGLKNLTGGEDQFIKELDQFFKEDNYNHANQPDLQVPGLYNATKQPWKSQKLFRNILLDTVVQNYFNDNSKGIAPYIGRIYQNKPKAFLRTMDDDAGTMSSWFVTRSMGISPVNIGTPAYYITAPIFKQISINYPNGKKFEIEVKNYNKNNFYIKSATLNGKPLQQNWLYHETLLKGGKLVIETSDKPNVKWGVQNPLVTKF
- a CDS encoding alkaline phosphatase, with amino-acid sequence MKLKNSIISVVVISMFSCKTTNVTSNEVTSNKTPKNVILLISDGTGLSQISSAFYYKNSTPNYTRFKNVGLINTSSSRQDITDSAAGATAFAAGVKTYNGAVGVADDSTHVENIIELISSKNIKTGVIATLAITHATPASFYAHTLSRDSQEEIAVQLTQSKVDFFAGGGLKFFDNRKDGQDLLKTFKENQFDVNTSSLSDFATIKSSKKVGFLLSKEGMPTMEEGRGDFLSKATELGIEYLNKDNSGFFLMSEGSQIDWGGHANNASWLISELIDFDNVIGKVLDFAEKDGNTLVVVTSDHETGGFTLSAKRKKRENGREYNDYSEIDPTFSTGGHSATLIPVFAYGPGSEEFIGVYENNDIFHKILKVTNWEK